One genomic window of Quercus lobata isolate SW786 chromosome 9, ValleyOak3.0 Primary Assembly, whole genome shotgun sequence includes the following:
- the LOC115960212 gene encoding hexose carrier protein HEX6-like, whose protein sequence is MAVGLAITSEEGQYNAKMTPFVVLSCMIAATGGIIFGYDLGISGGVTSMEPFLKKFFPEVYTKLNEHTKISNYCKFDSQLLTTFTSSLYIAGLVASFFASSVTKAFGRKTSILVGGVAFLAGSALGGAAFNVYMIIFGRILLGFGLGFANQSVPLYLSEMAPPDYRGAINIGFDLCVGLGILFANLINFGTEKIKGGWGWRISLAMAAAPASILTLGAVFLPETPNSLIQNSKDHEKAKLMLQRVRGTNDVQAELDDLIKASSISKAIKHPFKNILQRKYRPQLVMAIAIPFFQQVTGINVISFYAPVLFRTMGLAESASLFSAIVIRAVATVSTITSMLIVDKLGRRALFMIGGVQMFLSQIIIGGLMAAQLGDHGGISKGFATLIIIFICIYVSGFAWSWGPLAWLVPSEIFPLEIRSAGQSITVAVSFLFIFISAQTFLTMLCHFKSGIFFFFGVWVMVMTAFVYLLLPETKNMPIEQMSKVWREHWFWRRIVGEVNEDRNKDAP, encoded by the exons GAGGAGTGACCTCTATGGAGCCATTTCTCAAAAAGTTCTTCCCAGAGGTGTATACTAAGTTGAATGAACACACCAAGATTAGCAACTACTGCAAATTTGATAGTCAACTGCTGACCACCTTCACATCCTCACTCTATATTGCTGGCCTTGTTGCTTCCTTCTTTGCCTCATCAGTCACTAAAGCCTTCGGGCGCAAGACATCAATTCTTGTAGGAGGTGTCGCATTCCTTGCTGGTTCAGCCCTTGGTGGTGCAGCTTTCAATGTGTACATGATTATATTTGGTCGCATTTTGCTTGGATTTGGTCTTGGTTTTGCCAACCAG TCAGTACCCTTGTATCTCTCAGAAATGGCACCTCCAGACTACAGAGGAGCAATTAACATCGGCTTTGACCTCTGTGTTGGCTTGGGTATACTATTCGCAAACCTTATAAACTTTGGGACTGAGAAGATTAAAGGCGGTTGGGGCTGGCGAATCTCCCTAGCCATGGCTGCAGCCCCAGCTTCAATCCTTACACTAGGTGCTGTATTCCTCCCAGAGACACCCAACAGCCTAATCCAGAACAGCAAAGACCACGAAAAGGCCAAGCTAATGCTACAACGTGTCCGAGGCACCAACGATGTGCAAGCAGAATTAGATGATCTCATCAAAGCTAGTTCCATATCAAAAGCCATTAAACACCCATTTAAAAATATCTTACAGAGAAAGTATAGGCCTCAACTGGTTATGGCAATAGCAATTCCATTTTTCCAACAAGTAACCGGAATAAATGTCATATCCTTCTATGCACCAGTACTTTTTCGAACAATGGGTTTAGCTGAAAGTGCATCACTTTTTTCTGCAATCGTGATTAGGGCTGTTGCTACTGTCTCAACCATCACATCCATGCTTATAGTTGATAAACTTGGCCGAAGAGCTTTGTTTATGATTGGGGGTGTTCAGATGTTCCTCTCACAAATTATAATTGGTGGACTTATGGCTGCTCAGCTTGGAGATCATGGTGGGATTAGCAAAGGGTTTGCAActttgattataatttttatttgcatATATGTGTCCGGGTTTGCTTGGTCATGGGGGCCACTAGCATGGTTGGTTCCAAGTGAGATTTTTCCATTGGAAATTCGATCAGCAGGGCAAAGTATTACAGTAGCAGTGagctttctctttatttttatcagTGCTCAAACTTTTCTTACCATGCTTTGCCATTTCAAGTCtggtattttcttcttttttggggtaTGGGTGATGGTGATGACTGCATTTGTGTACTTGTTGTTGCCGGAGACTAAGAATATGCCCATTGAACAGATGAGTAAAGTGTGGAGGGAGCATTGGTTTTGGAGGAGAATTGTTGGGGAAGTGAATGAAGATAGAAACAAGGATGCACCATGA